A DNA window from Arachis duranensis cultivar V14167 chromosome 3, aradu.V14167.gnm2.J7QH, whole genome shotgun sequence contains the following coding sequences:
- the LOC127745643 gene encoding auxin-induced protein 15A-like: MGFRLPGIVRKASFTSSSKAMEIPKGYLAVYVGEKMKRFVIPISYLNQPSFQDLLSQAEEEFGYDHPMGGLTIPCEENMFLDITSRLS, from the coding sequence ATGGGTTTTCGGTTACCTGGTATTGTAAGAAAGGCATCATTTACTTCATCTTCAAAAGCTATGGAAATTCCAAAAGGTTATCTTGCAGTTTATGTTGGAGAGAAAATGAAGCGGTTTGTGATCCCCATATCATACTTGAACCAGCCTTCATTTCAAGACTTGCTAAGTCAAGCTGAGGAAGAATTTGGATATGATCATCCAATGGGTGGCCTCACAATTCCTTGTGAAGAAAATATGTTCTTAGATATCACTTCTCGCTTGAGTTGA